Proteins found in one Micromonospora sp. WMMD1082 genomic segment:
- a CDS encoding iron ABC transporter permease yields MSADADAAPKARAVGSDRPRRAPAAVAIAGGLLLLLVVGVVSLGTGPTGIGWSRAIAALLDDEPSRLRSLVVDVRLPRALLAVLVGGSLAVAGLLAQALTRNPLASPQTFGINAGAAVAIVTATIAFPNLGALGTVAALVGAAVVGAIMWALSTTGAVTIVGLALAGMTMQIVLSALVQAILIMNNSTHDIVFWLAGSVTGAQWDDVALLAPATAIGCAAALVGSRSFALLALDTTTAASLGQRPARAAGAAATIVVVLAGTAVAVAGPIGFIGLIVPHIARRLVGPRFVTQLVACLVLGPLLLLSADVLARLVAFPAETPAGIVTALLGAPVFLILAIRARRA; encoded by the coding sequence GTGAGCGCTGACGCCGACGCGGCACCGAAGGCGCGGGCGGTCGGGTCCGACCGCCCGCGCCGGGCGCCTGCCGCCGTCGCCATCGCCGGCGGGCTGCTGCTGCTCCTCGTGGTCGGCGTGGTCAGTCTCGGCACCGGCCCGACGGGGATCGGCTGGTCCCGGGCGATCGCGGCGCTCCTCGACGACGAGCCGTCGCGGCTGCGCAGCCTGGTCGTCGACGTGCGGCTGCCCCGGGCGCTGCTCGCCGTCCTCGTCGGTGGCAGCCTCGCCGTCGCCGGACTGCTCGCGCAGGCGCTGACCCGCAACCCGCTCGCGTCGCCGCAGACGTTCGGGATCAACGCCGGTGCGGCGGTCGCGATCGTGACCGCCACGATCGCGTTCCCGAATCTCGGCGCCCTCGGCACCGTGGCGGCACTCGTCGGCGCGGCCGTCGTCGGCGCCATCATGTGGGCGCTGTCGACCACCGGCGCGGTGACCATCGTGGGGCTCGCGCTGGCGGGCATGACGATGCAGATCGTGCTCTCCGCGCTCGTCCAGGCAATCCTGATCATGAACAATTCCACCCACGACATCGTGTTCTGGCTGGCCGGCTCGGTCACCGGTGCGCAGTGGGACGACGTCGCCCTGCTCGCCCCCGCCACCGCCATCGGCTGCGCCGCCGCACTCGTCGGCTCGCGTTCGTTCGCGCTGCTCGCCCTCGACACCACCACCGCGGCGAGCCTCGGGCAGCGCCCCGCCCGCGCCGCCGGGGCGGCCGCGACCATCGTCGTCGTGCTCGCGGGCACCGCGGTCGCGGTCGCCGGGCCGATCGGCTTCATCGGCCTGATCGTTCCGCACATCGCCCGGCGCCTGGTCGGCCCGCGCTTCGTCACCCAACTCGTCGCCTGCCTCGTACTCGGCCCGCTGCTGCTGCTCAGTGCCGACGTGCTCGCCCGGCTCGTCGCCTTCCCGGCCGAGACACCGGCAGGGATCGTCACCGCCCTGCTCGGCGCCCCGGTCTTCCTCATCCTGGCCATCCGCGCGAGGCGCGCGTGA
- a CDS encoding ABC transporter substrate-binding protein, translating to MYAPFLGQANLCCRRYGAPHPLAESRTMLRLRYAGPRGTAASVRRLIVAVTAAATALALAACATAGAGSTSQTGTARTITHELGETAITGTPGRVVALEFSFVQALDALGVQPVGIADDDDADRIRQLLGAPIEYTSVGTRLEPNLELVSSLSPDLIIADLTRHTAIVPQLKQIAPTIVLNSWEGSYQDIKDAVVTIADALDDRTKGEQVVAQHEARIKELAARIPDGEDRRFLLAVATPDAMSLHTSAAFSGSVFQALGLSAAVTADDAVESGVGIERLLDVDPDVLFVATDGPGTVFEQWQKNSAWSSMSAVAKGSVFNVDRNQYARFRGLQTAETIAADIVQNVVGER from the coding sequence GTGTACGCTCCGTTCTTAGGGCAGGCTAACCTTTGTTGCCGCCGCTACGGAGCCCCTCACCCCTTGGCAGAAAGCAGAACCATGTTGCGCCTTCGTTACGCCGGACCGCGCGGCACCGCCGCGTCGGTCCGACGTCTCATCGTCGCCGTGACCGCCGCCGCGACGGCCCTGGCGCTGGCCGCCTGCGCGACGGCCGGCGCCGGCAGCACGTCACAGACCGGAACGGCCCGCACGATCACCCACGAACTCGGCGAGACAGCGATCACCGGCACGCCGGGCCGGGTCGTGGCGCTGGAGTTCTCGTTCGTGCAGGCGCTCGATGCGCTCGGCGTCCAGCCCGTCGGGATCGCCGACGACGATGACGCCGACCGCATCCGGCAACTGCTGGGCGCGCCGATCGAGTACACCTCGGTGGGCACCCGGCTGGAGCCGAACCTCGAACTGGTCAGCAGCCTGAGCCCGGACCTCATCATCGCCGACCTGACCCGGCACACCGCGATCGTGCCGCAGCTGAAGCAGATCGCCCCGACCATCGTGCTCAACAGCTGGGAGGGCAGCTACCAGGACATCAAGGACGCCGTGGTCACCATCGCGGATGCCCTCGACGATCGCACCAAGGGCGAGCAGGTCGTCGCGCAGCACGAGGCGCGCATCAAGGAACTGGCGGCCCGGATACCGGACGGCGAGGATCGCCGCTTCCTGCTCGCCGTGGCGACGCCCGATGCGATGAGCCTGCACACCTCCGCCGCGTTCAGCGGTTCCGTGTTCCAGGCGTTGGGCCTCAGCGCCGCCGTCACGGCCGACGACGCGGTCGAGTCCGGCGTGGGCATCGAACGCCTGCTGGACGTCGACCCCGACGTGCTGTTCGTCGCGACCGACGGACCGGGCACGGTGTTCGAGCAGTGGCAGAAGAACTCCGCGTGGTCGTCGATGTCGGCCGTCGCCAAGGGCTCGGTCTTCAACGTCGACCGCAACCAGTACGCGCGCTTCCGCGGCCTGCAGACCGCCGAGACGATCGCGGCGGACATCGTCCAGAACGTCGTCGGTGAGCGCTGA
- a CDS encoding MarR family winged helix-turn-helix transcriptional regulator has protein sequence MTMPDLPDAELAAQPAAYWTGVAYEALIAFTRARHAGFGFTQPQIWLLRNLSKHDISPDGHGMTIPELERAMSTYLRSEDDLAAEAEVLLDRGWLTRDGEGRLWLTDAGEQARIELKKHAPAIHDRIHQGIDDADYVTALKVLRQMIRNVGGPAR, from the coding sequence ATGACCATGCCAGACCTACCCGACGCCGAACTCGCCGCTCAGCCGGCCGCCTACTGGACCGGGGTCGCCTACGAGGCGCTGATCGCCTTCACCCGTGCGCGGCACGCCGGGTTCGGCTTCACCCAGCCGCAGATCTGGCTGCTCCGCAACCTGTCGAAGCACGACATCTCGCCCGACGGTCACGGCATGACCATCCCCGAACTGGAGCGGGCGATGAGCACGTACCTCAGGAGCGAGGACGACCTGGCGGCCGAGGCCGAGGTGTTGCTGGATCGCGGCTGGCTCACCCGCGACGGCGAGGGCCGGCTGTGGCTGACCGACGCGGGCGAGCAGGCCCGTATCGAGCTGAAGAAGCACGCCCCGGCGATCCACGATCGGATCCACCAGGGCATCGACGACGCCGACTACGTCACGGCGCTGAAGGTCCTCCGGCAGATGATCCGCAACGTCGGTGGTCCCGCCAGGTAG
- a CDS encoding glycoside hydrolase family 43 protein, whose translation MLLTRRSFALLAALSTAATAGAVVTAPPAASAANTAYVFAYFTETPNRNGANYGLHLAVSQDGLNWSPLNQNNPVVTPTAGTRGLRDPFILRKRDGTFVILATDLNGTDFSQNNQYLHVWDSTDLTGFTGYRRIRMHSLNTHTWAPTAFWDAARGQYGIVYSANNGSDVLMVNYTSDFRTVGANQVFFSPGFPVLDGDIVVDGSTYYLYYKNLANGLLYGARSSTGAPNSFTTYTSGLRQGGAIEAPLLVKNNEGNGWRLWGDSFSPVNNDFYAWSTSTIGGNSWTALNQRDYTPPLNAKHGSIAGISGAEYTGLVSRWGLPNWVRLKSSNFPDRYVRHAGNIGRLDAYPFDPYQDQLWRMVPGLADPAGVSFQSVNVPSRYLRHSNYAIRLDADDNTATFRADATFHRVAGLADAGWQSFRSHNFPDRYLRHADYLLRIDPLSANSSASDRQDATFRVTP comes from the coding sequence GTGCTACTGACCCGAAGATCGTTTGCCCTGCTCGCCGCCCTGTCCACGGCGGCCACGGCGGGTGCCGTGGTCACCGCGCCACCGGCGGCATCGGCGGCCAACACGGCGTACGTGTTCGCGTACTTCACCGAGACGCCGAACCGGAACGGGGCCAACTACGGCCTGCACCTGGCGGTCAGTCAGGACGGGCTGAACTGGTCGCCGTTGAACCAGAACAATCCGGTGGTCACGCCGACGGCCGGCACGCGCGGCCTGCGGGATCCGTTCATCCTGCGCAAGCGCGACGGCACGTTCGTCATCCTGGCCACCGACCTGAACGGCACCGACTTCAGCCAGAACAACCAGTACCTGCACGTGTGGGACTCGACCGACCTGACCGGGTTCACCGGCTACCGCCGGATCCGGATGCACAGCCTGAACACCCACACCTGGGCCCCGACCGCGTTCTGGGACGCCGCACGGGGGCAGTACGGCATCGTCTACTCGGCGAACAACGGCAGCGACGTGTTGATGGTCAACTACACCTCCGACTTCCGGACGGTCGGGGCCAACCAGGTCTTCTTCAGCCCCGGGTTTCCGGTGCTGGACGGCGACATCGTGGTCGACGGCTCGACCTACTACCTGTACTACAAGAACCTCGCCAACGGTCTGCTCTACGGCGCGCGTTCCTCGACCGGGGCGCCGAACAGCTTCACCACGTACACGAGTGGACTGCGGCAGGGCGGCGCGATCGAGGCGCCGCTGCTGGTGAAGAACAACGAGGGCAACGGTTGGCGGTTGTGGGGCGACTCGTTCAGCCCGGTCAACAACGACTTCTACGCGTGGTCCACGTCGACCATCGGCGGCAACTCGTGGACCGCGCTCAACCAGCGTGACTACACGCCGCCGCTGAACGCCAAGCACGGCTCGATCGCCGGCATCAGCGGCGCCGAGTACACCGGCCTGGTGTCCCGGTGGGGCCTGCCGAACTGGGTGCGGCTCAAGTCGTCGAACTTCCCGGACCGGTACGTGCGGCACGCCGGCAACATCGGCCGGCTCGACGCGTACCCGTTCGACCCGTACCAGGACCAGCTGTGGCGGATGGTGCCGGGCCTGGCCGACCCGGCCGGCGTCTCCTTCCAGTCGGTCAACGTCCCGTCCCGGTACCTGCGGCACAGCAACTACGCGATCCGGCTGGACGCCGACGACAACACCGCGACGTTCCGGGCCGACGCGACGTTCCACCGGGTCGCCGGGTTGGCGGACGCGGGATGGCAGTCGTTCCGGTCGCACAACTTCCCGGACCGCTACCTCCGGCACGCCGACTACCTGCTGCGCATCGACCCGCTCAGCGCGAATTCGAGCGCCAGCGACCGGCAGGACGCGACGTTCCGCGTCACCCCGTAG
- a CDS encoding family 43 glycosylhydrolase, whose amino-acid sequence MRILNRWSRALVGALAAVAVVLTTGYGAMPASAASPVRYTNSLVAQRADPHIVKHTDGYYYLTATVPAYDRIVLRRATTLQGLASAPETTIWTRHTSGEMSAHIWAPEIHFINGRWYVYFAAGRADDIWRIRMYVLENSSANPLQGTWTERGRIVTNWDSFALDATTFVHNGQRYLAWAQSEPGINASSNLYLARMGANPWQISGSQVRISVPTHSWETRGHRVNEGAAVIIRNGRVFMAYSASATDANYCIGLLTASASANLLDPSSWTKNPNPVFASNSRTSQYGPGHNSFTVSEDGQSDILVYHDRSYQNISGEPLNNPDRRTRIQKLYWNADGTPNFGIPVPDGVTPYRLRSANFPQRYIRHYNYRARIDADVTNLADSQFRIVTGLAGSATVSLESTNFPGYYLRHRNNEVWVEQNDGSTQFRNDASFYQRSGLSDSAGVSFESANVAGRYVRHYDYLLHIQPVSTAADRADATFFLE is encoded by the coding sequence ATGAGAATCCTGAATCGATGGTCGCGTGCGCTGGTCGGCGCGCTGGCGGCCGTGGCGGTGGTCCTCACGACGGGATACGGAGCCATGCCCGCCTCGGCGGCGTCGCCCGTCCGGTACACCAACTCGTTGGTGGCGCAGCGGGCCGACCCGCACATCGTCAAGCACACCGACGGCTACTACTACCTCACGGCCACCGTGCCGGCGTACGACCGGATCGTGCTGCGCCGGGCGACCACGCTGCAGGGGCTCGCCAGCGCCCCCGAGACCACCATCTGGACCCGGCACACCAGCGGTGAGATGTCGGCGCACATCTGGGCACCGGAGATCCACTTCATCAACGGCAGATGGTACGTCTACTTCGCGGCCGGGCGGGCCGACGACATCTGGCGCATCCGGATGTACGTGCTGGAGAACTCCAGCGCCAATCCGCTCCAGGGCACCTGGACCGAGCGCGGGCGCATCGTGACGAACTGGGACTCGTTCGCCCTCGACGCCACCACCTTCGTGCACAACGGGCAGCGCTATCTGGCCTGGGCACAGTCGGAACCCGGGATCAACGCCAGCTCCAACCTCTACCTCGCCCGGATGGGTGCCAATCCGTGGCAGATCAGCGGATCGCAGGTACGCATCAGCGTGCCGACCCACAGCTGGGAGACCCGGGGCCACCGGGTCAACGAGGGAGCGGCCGTCATCATCCGCAACGGCAGGGTCTTCATGGCCTACTCGGCCAGCGCGACCGACGCGAACTACTGCATCGGTCTGCTCACCGCCAGCGCCTCGGCGAACCTGCTCGACCCGTCGTCGTGGACGAAGAACCCCAACCCGGTCTTCGCGAGCAACTCGCGGACGAGCCAGTACGGCCCCGGCCACAACTCGTTCACCGTGTCGGAGGACGGGCAGAGCGACATCCTCGTGTATCACGACCGCAGCTACCAGAACATCTCCGGTGAACCGCTCAACAACCCGGACCGCCGGACCCGGATCCAGAAGTTGTACTGGAACGCCGACGGCACGCCGAACTTCGGCATTCCGGTTCCCGACGGCGTGACACCGTACCGGCTGCGCTCGGCCAACTTCCCGCAGCGCTACATCCGGCACTACAACTACCGCGCCCGGATCGACGCGGACGTGACCAACCTCGCCGACTCGCAGTTCCGGATCGTGACCGGGCTCGCCGGCAGCGCGACCGTCTCGTTGGAGTCGACGAACTTCCCCGGCTACTACCTGCGGCACCGCAACAACGAGGTCTGGGTCGAGCAGAACGACGGCTCCACGCAGTTCCGCAACGACGCGAGCTTCTACCAGCGCAGCGGCCTGTCCGACTCGGCCGGAGTCTCGTTCGAGTCCGCCAACGTCGCCGGCCGGTACGTGCGCCACTACGACTACCTGCTGCACATCCAACCGGTCAGCACCGCCGCCGACCGGGCCGACGCCACCTTCTTCCTCGAGTAG
- a CDS encoding RICIN domain-containing protein, with the protein MRQGVRKISKIRRSVARLAALLLVVASTGLVLASPASAATTYLYTTFKGDGAADQELWVYRSTDATSFSVLADTNYRGPSGVLRDPSIINHNGRYYIAHTAQSWTTNSTYFNIASSTDLVSWTHVASVNSGIADTRFVWAPEFFVEGNTVRVIASVAQTTCANCFRPYVYTAQNSALTSWSGPVQMGGLGTNYIDTFVVRSGATYHAFVKNETSKYIEHWTSTSSLTSGWTSRGALWSSGYEGPALVRMENGTWRIYVDRYTNGGIWTATSSDLDNWSGLSSVNCSGCRHGTVLAVSSGVAEQYRVTARHSGRVLDVIGASTANGAEIKQWGWNGGGNQRWTFEDAGGGYFRIVNQNSGKCLDVASASTADRANIVQYTCSGATHQQWQWRAVGSYFQLVARHSGKCLDVVSAGTGDGVDIQQFACGNQDNQQWSRTPV; encoded by the coding sequence ATGAGACAAGGCGTACGCAAGATCAGCAAGATCAGACGGTCGGTGGCCCGGCTGGCCGCCCTCCTGCTCGTCGTCGCCAGCACCGGACTCGTCCTCGCGAGCCCGGCATCCGCGGCCACGACCTACCTCTACACCACCTTCAAGGGCGACGGCGCGGCCGACCAGGAGCTGTGGGTCTACCGGTCGACGGACGCGACGAGCTTCAGCGTCCTCGCCGACACGAACTACCGCGGGCCGAGCGGCGTACTGCGCGACCCCAGCATCATCAACCACAATGGCAGGTACTACATCGCGCACACCGCCCAGTCCTGGACGACGAACTCCACGTACTTCAACATCGCATCCAGCACCGACCTGGTCAGCTGGACGCATGTGGCCAGCGTCAACTCGGGGATCGCCGACACCAGGTTCGTCTGGGCGCCGGAGTTCTTCGTGGAGGGGAACACCGTACGCGTCATCGCGAGCGTGGCGCAGACGACATGTGCCAACTGCTTCCGGCCCTACGTCTACACCGCCCAGAACAGCGCCCTGACGTCGTGGAGCGGGCCGGTCCAGATGGGCGGGCTCGGTACGAACTACATCGACACCTTCGTGGTGCGTTCTGGCGCCACCTATCACGCCTTCGTCAAGAACGAGACGTCGAAGTACATCGAGCACTGGACGAGCACGTCGAGCCTCACCAGCGGCTGGACCTCCCGTGGCGCCCTGTGGAGTTCGGGGTACGAGGGACCGGCGCTGGTCCGGATGGAGAACGGCACCTGGCGCATCTACGTCGACCGTTACACCAACGGCGGCATCTGGACGGCCACCAGCTCGGACCTCGACAACTGGTCCGGCCTCAGCAGCGTGAACTGCTCCGGCTGTCGTCACGGCACGGTGCTCGCCGTCTCGTCCGGGGTCGCGGAACAGTACCGGGTGACGGCGCGGCACAGCGGCAGGGTGCTGGACGTGATCGGGGCGTCCACGGCCAACGGCGCCGAGATCAAGCAGTGGGGCTGGAACGGCGGAGGGAACCAGCGGTGGACGTTCGAGGACGCCGGCGGCGGTTACTTCCGGATCGTCAACCAGAACAGCGGAAAGTGCCTGGACGTGGCGAGCGCGTCCACGGCGGATCGGGCGAACATCGTCCAGTACACCTGCAGTGGGGCTACCCACCAGCAGTGGCAGTGGCGTGCCGTCGGTAGCTACTTCCAGCTCGTGGCCCGGCACAGCGGCAAGTGCCTGGACGTGGTGAGCGCCGGGACGGGCGACGGCGTCGACATCCAGCAGTTCGCCTGCGGTAACCAGGACAACCAGCAGTGGTCCCGTACCCCGGTGTAG
- a CDS encoding substrate-binding domain-containing protein, which translates to METERLFGPQRQERLLAELRGHGAVRVRDLAREFGVSELTVRRDIAALAERGLVSKVHGGATLPTHSNTLSQPRRAPVRFTIGMVVPSLDFYWPPIVAGARAAAAALGVSIQLRGSSYDPDEDRRQITRLVEAQQVQGLLLAPSLDGDDADEILEWIGGLPVPTILVERQPRRWTPTTRHIEWVRSDHSLGLEIAVYHLRQQRHRRIGLVLAQGSPTSAHLRQAWRTAATDPRTSGTLVMQETVTAPGERDVIVRLLRQCKLSRITALIVHSDPHAIAVAQFCAELGITIPGELAIVSYDDEVAHLADPAITAVRPPKSHVGRLAVELMVSRLLDGERRPAHRVLLAPELVVRGSSLRFAPMR; encoded by the coding sequence GTGGAGACAGAGCGGCTGTTCGGACCCCAGCGACAGGAGCGACTGCTCGCCGAGCTTCGCGGTCACGGCGCGGTGCGGGTCCGCGACCTCGCCCGCGAGTTCGGCGTCAGCGAGCTGACGGTCCGCCGCGACATCGCCGCCCTCGCCGAGCGTGGCCTCGTGTCCAAGGTGCACGGCGGCGCCACGCTGCCGACGCACAGCAACACCCTCAGCCAACCCCGACGAGCCCCGGTCCGCTTCACCATCGGCATGGTGGTGCCCTCGCTCGACTTCTACTGGCCGCCGATCGTGGCCGGCGCGCGCGCCGCCGCGGCGGCGCTCGGGGTCAGCATCCAGCTGCGCGGCTCCAGTTACGACCCCGACGAGGACCGCCGCCAGATCACCCGTCTCGTCGAGGCCCAGCAGGTCCAGGGCCTGCTGCTGGCGCCGAGCCTGGACGGCGACGACGCGGACGAGATCCTCGAATGGATCGGCGGGCTGCCGGTACCGACCATCCTCGTCGAACGCCAGCCGCGCCGGTGGACGCCGACCACCCGCCACATCGAGTGGGTACGCAGCGACCACTCGCTCGGCCTCGAGATCGCCGTCTACCACCTGCGGCAACAACGGCACCGACGGATCGGGCTCGTCCTCGCGCAGGGCAGCCCGACGTCGGCGCACCTACGGCAGGCCTGGCGGACGGCCGCCACCGATCCCCGAACGTCCGGCACCCTCGTCATGCAGGAAACGGTCACCGCCCCCGGGGAGCGGGACGTCATCGTCCGCCTCCTCCGGCAGTGCAAGCTCTCCCGGATCACGGCGTTGATCGTGCACAGCGACCCGCACGCCATCGCCGTCGCCCAGTTCTGCGCCGAGTTGGGCATCACCATCCCCGGCGAACTGGCGATCGTGTCCTACGACGACGAGGTCGCCCATCTCGCCGATCCCGCGATCACCGCCGTCCGGCCGCCCAAGAGCCACGTCGGTCGCCTCGCCGTCGAACTCATGGTCTCGCGCCTGCTCGACGGCGAACGCCGCCCCGCGCACCGCGTGCTCCTCGCCCCCGAACTGGTCGTCCGCGGCTCGTCCCTGCGGTTCGCCCCGATGCGCTAG
- the kduD gene encoding 2-dehydro-3-deoxy-D-gluconate 5-dehydrogenase KduD: MVLDTFRLGGRVALVTGGNRGIGRAIAIALAQAGADIALLGRGDPAETVTAVEELGRRALVVPADLATAGPDQLADAVDAATAGLGRLDILVNNAGIIRRAAAVAHPPEDWDAVLRVDLDAVFHLCQAAGRIMLGQGHGRIVNVASMLSYQGGIRVPSYTAAKHAVVGLTRALANEWAADGVNVNAIAPGYIATDNTAALRDDPDRERAIRERIPAGRWGTPEDLTGAVVFLASDAARYVHGAVLAVDGGWLAR, encoded by the coding sequence ATGGTCCTGGACACGTTCCGCCTCGGCGGTCGCGTCGCCCTCGTCACCGGCGGGAACCGGGGCATCGGCCGGGCCATCGCCATCGCGCTGGCCCAGGCCGGCGCCGACATCGCCCTGCTGGGGCGCGGCGACCCCGCCGAGACGGTCACCGCGGTCGAGGAGCTGGGGCGGCGGGCGCTGGTCGTACCCGCCGACCTCGCCACCGCCGGCCCGGACCAGCTCGCCGACGCCGTCGACGCGGCCACCGCCGGGCTCGGCCGCCTGGACATCCTGGTGAACAACGCCGGCATCATCCGCCGCGCCGCCGCCGTCGCACACCCGCCCGAGGACTGGGACGCGGTGCTGCGGGTCGATCTCGACGCGGTCTTCCACCTCTGCCAGGCGGCCGGGCGGATCATGCTCGGCCAGGGCCACGGGAGGATCGTCAACGTCGCGTCGATGCTCTCGTACCAGGGCGGCATCCGGGTGCCGTCGTACACCGCCGCCAAGCACGCGGTCGTGGGCCTCACCCGCGCCCTGGCCAACGAGTGGGCCGCCGACGGGGTCAACGTCAACGCGATCGCCCCCGGCTACATCGCCACCGACAACACCGCTGCGCTACGCGACGATCCGGACCGGGAACGCGCCATCCGCGAGCGAATCCCGGCCGGACGCTGGGGCACGCCCGAGGACCTCACGGGCGCCGTGGTCTTCCTCGCCTCGGACGCCGCGCGGTACGTGCACGGGGCCGTCCTCGCCGTGGACGGGGGCTGGCTCGCCCGCTAG
- the iolB gene encoding 5-deoxy-glucuronate isomerase, giving the protein MTAPTPPPPLSGKVIMDYRYHCTIPAADGHNTLPVNPCQLLDFALLKLPAGRSWTGESGDREILAVILGGSASFTVADHHFAEVGRRPDVFSGAPHSVYIPAGATVTVEAVTDVEIALPSAPSDLVTEPYVIAPEQVVGGRWGAANFGRTYHQILTEISQPDLPARRLIVGETYTPSGNWSTYPPHRHKVDDLPAEAAHEEMYYYRVDPAGGFGISRVYTDEGYEENVTIREHVMQMMPEGYHTVVSAPGYTTYFLWFLAGTQRTQGAREDADLAWVGQTVPTLRSVGL; this is encoded by the coding sequence GTGACCGCACCGACTCCCCCGCCCCCGCTCTCCGGAAAGGTGATCATGGACTACCGCTACCACTGCACCATCCCCGCCGCCGACGGCCACAACACGCTGCCGGTCAATCCCTGCCAGCTGCTGGACTTCGCGCTGCTGAAGCTGCCGGCCGGCCGGTCGTGGACCGGCGAGTCCGGTGACCGGGAGATCCTCGCGGTCATCCTCGGTGGCAGCGCGAGCTTCACCGTCGCCGACCACCACTTCGCCGAGGTGGGCCGACGCCCGGACGTCTTCTCCGGCGCACCGCATTCCGTCTACATCCCCGCCGGTGCCACCGTCACCGTCGAGGCCGTCACCGACGTGGAGATCGCCCTGCCCAGCGCGCCCAGCGACCTGGTCACCGAGCCCTACGTCATCGCACCGGAACAGGTCGTCGGTGGCCGCTGGGGCGCCGCCAACTTCGGCCGCACCTACCACCAGATCCTCACCGAGATCTCCCAACCGGACCTGCCGGCCCGCCGGCTCATCGTCGGCGAGACCTACACGCCCTCCGGCAACTGGAGCACCTACCCCCCGCACCGGCACAAGGTCGACGACCTGCCCGCCGAGGCCGCGCACGAGGAGATGTACTACTACCGCGTCGACCCGGCGGGCGGGTTCGGCATCAGCCGGGTCTACACCGACGAGGGGTACGAGGAGAACGTCACCATCCGCGAGCACGTGATGCAGATGATGCCCGAGGGATACCACACCGTGGTCAGCGCGCCCGGCTACACCACGTACTTCCTGTGGTTCCTGGCCGGCACCCAACGCACCCAGGGCGCGCGCGAGGACGCCGACCTGGCCTGGGTCGGCCAGACCGTGCCGACCCTGCGCAGCGTGGGCCTGTGA
- a CDS encoding glycoside hydrolase family 88 protein, giving the protein MTATDVRPSPDADAMAAAVAAAIRTVDANIDAFGDRYPADTTAGNRYPLRPSTAGQPPGANVGWTTSFWPGMLWLAHDLTGDERYQRAALSHVDAFATRVHHGIDLDTHDLGFLYTLSCVTPARRTGDPRARDAALAAADHLMTRVLEPAGIIQAWGDLDDPRQRGRTIIDSLMNTPLLFWAGHTTGDDRYAAAARRHTTQLRRHILRPDGTTFHTFYWDPDTGAPLRGETEQGHADHSCWARGQAWGIYGFALNHRYTADPALLVAAQTCADHFLAHLPADHVAYWDLEFGDGSGQERDSSAAAIAACGLVELADNLTDAGSADRYRAAADRILRSLVDNYSTGGHPVANALILHGVYDKPKGIGVDEGNLWGDYFYMEALARATAPGWTSPW; this is encoded by the coding sequence ATGACGGCGACCGACGTCCGTCCCAGCCCCGACGCCGACGCCATGGCGGCCGCGGTGGCCGCCGCGATTCGCACCGTCGACGCGAACATCGACGCCTTCGGCGACCGGTACCCTGCGGACACCACCGCCGGCAACCGCTACCCGCTGCGACCATCGACCGCCGGCCAGCCGCCGGGCGCCAACGTCGGCTGGACCACCAGCTTCTGGCCCGGGATGCTCTGGCTGGCCCACGACCTGACCGGCGACGAACGCTACCAGCGGGCCGCGCTGTCGCACGTGGACGCCTTCGCCACCCGGGTGCACCACGGCATCGACCTGGACACCCACGACCTCGGATTCCTCTACACCCTCTCCTGCGTCACCCCGGCCCGCCGGACCGGCGACCCGCGTGCCCGGGACGCGGCCCTGGCCGCCGCCGACCACCTGATGACCCGCGTCCTCGAACCGGCCGGCATCATCCAGGCCTGGGGCGACCTGGACGATCCGCGCCAGCGCGGCCGCACCATCATCGACAGCCTGATGAACACCCCGCTGCTCTTCTGGGCCGGCCACACCACCGGCGACGACCGGTACGCCGCCGCGGCCCGCCGGCACACCACCCAGCTGCGCCGGCACATCCTGCGCCCGGACGGCACCACCTTCCACACCTTCTACTGGGATCCGGACACCGGGGCGCCGCTGCGCGGCGAGACCGAGCAGGGCCACGCCGACCACTCCTGCTGGGCCCGCGGCCAGGCGTGGGGGATCTACGGGTTCGCCCTCAACCACCGCTACACCGCCGACCCGGCGCTGCTGGTGGCCGCGCAGACCTGCGCCGACCACTTCCTCGCCCATCTGCCCGCCGACCACGTCGCCTACTGGGACCTGGAGTTCGGCGACGGCAGTGGCCAGGAACGCGACAGCTCGGCCGCCGCCATCGCCGCCTGCGGCCTGGTCGAACTCGCCGACAACCTCACCGACGCGGGCAGCGCCGACCGGTACCGGGCGGCCGCCGACCGGATCCTGCGCTCCCTCGTCGACAACTACTCCACCGGCGGCCATCCGGTCGCCAACGCGCTGATCCTGCACGGGGTCTACGACAAGCCCAAGGGCATCGGCGTCGACGAGGGCAACCTCTGGGGCGACTACTTCTACATGGAGGCCCTCGCCCGCGCGACCGCCCCCGGCTGGACCAGCCCCTGGTGA